One window of the Periophthalmus magnuspinnatus isolate fPerMag1 chromosome 6, fPerMag1.2.pri, whole genome shotgun sequence genome contains the following:
- the LOC117372492 gene encoding solute carrier family 25 member 44-like, giving the protein MLQKGALTIIEWEDLDKRKFYSLGVFMTLTTRATVYPFSLIRTRLQVQKGKSLYSGTFDAFCKILKSEGICGLYRGFMVNTFTLVSGQAYITTYELVRKYVSNYSQDNTVKSIIAGGAASLVAQTITIPIDIVSQHLMMQGQGEHLSRFKVKPKMMLAATKRGLTFGQTRDITVQIFAEDGFRGFYRGYVASLLTYIPNSALWWPFYHFYAEQLSNLAPSSCPHLLLQAIAGPMAAATASTITNPMDVVRARVQVYS; this is encoded by the exons ATGCTGCAGAAGGGTGCCCTCACCATCATTGAATGGGAGGACTTGGACAAGAGGAAATTCTATTCCCTGGGCGTGTTCATGACTTTAACCACGCGGGCAACAGTTTATCCTTTCAGCCTGATCCGAACTCGCTTACAAGTCCAGAAAGGAAAATCCCTCTACTCCGGAACGTTCGACGCCTtttgtaaaatactgaaaagcGAAGGCATTTGTGGACTGTACCGCGGTTTCATGGTCAACACATTCACTCTCGTATCAGGACAAGCGTATATCACTACATACGAACTTGTGAGAAAATACGTCTCCAACTACTCCCAAGACAACACTGTTAAGTCCATTATAGCCGGAGGAGCTGCTTCTTTAGTGGCTCAGACCATAACTATACCCATAGACATTGTGTCCCAGCACCTGATGATGCAAGGCCAGGGGGAGCACTTGAGTCGTTTTAAGGTTAAACCCAAAATGATGCTAGCAGCGACAAAGAGGGGGCTGACTTTCGGGCAGACTCGGGACATCACGGTGCAGATATTCGCAGAGGATGGATTCAGAGGATTTTATAGGGGTTATGTGGCGTCTCTCCTCACGTACATCCCCAACAGTGCTCTTTGGTGgcctttttatcatttttatgcaG AGCAGCTGTCCAACCTAGCGCCCTCTAGCTGTCCTCATCTGCTCCTGCAGGCGATCGCGGGACCAATGGCTGCGGCTACTGCCTCCACCATCACCAACCCCATGGACGTGGTTCGAGCTAGAGTTCAGGTATATTCATAA